In Burkholderia sp. WP9, a genomic segment contains:
- a CDS encoding putative 2-aminoethylphosphonate ABC transporter permease subunit, with protein MSAVLLERRSGDEAHAEVRQKSHWHDRVAQLALVLMSAFLGVFLLLPLALVVGKCFVDADGHFVGLVNFKGYLADSGVWTSTLHSVTVACLVTAIVIPMAFTFAYALTRSCMPMKNAARTVALLPLLAPTLLSAVSFIYWFGNSGILKPLLHGHSIYGLPGIVCSLVYAAFPHVLMILVTALSLSDGRLYEAADAMGTRRVRKFFTITLPGAKYGLISATMVSFTICINDFGVPVVIGGPYSVLSTDIYKLIIGLQDFNRSAVVSLLLLCPALVAFAIDFFIRRKQQSQLGARSTPYQPKPARGFDMAMLGYCGLVCALVLAVVGISVFASFVKFWPYQMSLGLQHYKMGLIGAGIFDAYKNSLKMAACVAIGGTIIVFGGAYLVEKTRGPRWLRGFINLCAILPMGVPGLVLGISYIFLFNSPANPLNGLYGTLAILAIVTVVHYYSSSHLTAVTALRQIDNEFEAVSASLKVPFYRTFFRVTVPVCLPSILQIARYLFVNGMTTVSAVAFLYSPDTQPASVAILNLDDAGQIGPAAAMATLVLVTAALACLLFAGVSHGVLRRTQAWRTSRRG; from the coding sequence ATGAGTGCCGTTCTGTTGGAGCGTCGCAGCGGCGACGAGGCGCACGCCGAAGTGCGTCAGAAGAGCCATTGGCACGACCGGGTCGCGCAGTTGGCGCTCGTGCTGATGTCCGCGTTTCTCGGCGTGTTTTTGCTGTTGCCGCTGGCTCTGGTGGTCGGTAAATGCTTCGTCGACGCGGACGGTCATTTTGTCGGATTGGTCAATTTCAAAGGCTATCTGGCGGACTCGGGCGTGTGGACCTCGACGCTGCATTCGGTCACGGTCGCCTGCCTGGTGACGGCCATCGTGATTCCGATGGCATTCACGTTTGCCTACGCGCTGACCCGTTCGTGCATGCCGATGAAAAACGCCGCGCGCACGGTCGCGTTGTTGCCGCTGCTCGCACCGACGTTGCTCTCCGCTGTGTCGTTCATCTACTGGTTCGGCAACTCGGGCATCCTGAAACCGTTGCTTCACGGACATTCGATCTACGGGCTGCCGGGCATCGTATGCAGTCTGGTCTATGCCGCGTTTCCGCATGTGCTGATGATTCTCGTGACGGCGCTCTCGCTGTCCGACGGGCGCCTGTACGAAGCCGCGGACGCAATGGGCACGCGCCGCGTGCGCAAGTTCTTCACGATCACGCTGCCGGGCGCGAAGTACGGCCTGATCAGCGCGACGATGGTGTCGTTTACGATCTGCATCAACGATTTCGGTGTGCCGGTCGTTATCGGCGGGCCTTATTCGGTGCTCTCCACCGACATCTATAAGCTGATCATCGGCTTGCAGGATTTCAACCGGAGCGCGGTTGTTAGCTTGCTGCTGCTGTGTCCCGCGCTGGTTGCGTTCGCGATCGATTTTTTCATTCGCCGCAAGCAGCAGTCGCAACTCGGCGCGCGTTCCACGCCGTATCAGCCGAAACCCGCGCGCGGCTTCGACATGGCGATGCTCGGCTACTGCGGCCTCGTGTGCGCTCTGGTGCTGGCAGTGGTCGGCATTTCCGTGTTTGCCTCGTTCGTGAAGTTCTGGCCGTATCAGATGAGTCTCGGCTTGCAGCACTACAAGATGGGCCTGATCGGCGCCGGGATTTTCGACGCCTACAAGAACAGCCTGAAGATGGCGGCATGCGTGGCGATCGGCGGCACCATCATAGTGTTCGGCGGCGCGTATCTCGTCGAGAAGACGCGCGGACCGCGCTGGTTACGCGGCTTTATCAATCTGTGCGCGATTCTGCCGATGGGTGTGCCGGGACTCGTGCTGGGCATCAGCTACATCTTTCTTTTCAACTCGCCCGCCAACCCGCTCAACGGCCTTTACGGCACGCTCGCGATACTCGCGATCGTGACCGTGGTGCACTACTACTCGTCGAGTCATCTGACCGCCGTGACCGCGCTGCGTCAGATCGACAATGAGTTCGAGGCCGTCTCCGCGTCCTTGAAAGTGCCTTTCTACAGGACGTTTTTCCGTGTCACCGTGCCGGTCTGCCTGCCGTCCATCCTGCAGATTGCTCGCTATCTCTTCGTCAATGGCATGACGACCGTGTCCGCCGTCGCGTTTCTTTATTCACCCGACACGCAACCGGCCTCGGTCGCCATTCTCAATCTCGACGACGCCGGACAGATCGGACCGGCCGCGGCGATGGCCACGTTGGTCCTAGTGACAGCGGCTCTCGCCTGTCTGCTGTTTGCCGGCGTGTCGCATGGCGTGTTGCGCAGAACCCAGGCATGGCGCACGTCGCGTCGTGGCTGA
- a CDS encoding putative 2-aminoethylphosphonate ABC transporter ATP-binding protein yields MTAYLSVQNVYKRFNDTPVLEDINLGVKQGEMICFLGPSGCGKTTLLRIIAGLETQSAGQITQDGRDISRLPPQLRDYGIVFQSYALFPNLTIFDNVAYGLVNRKMKRAAIADRVNELLTLVGLPDAQRKHPNQLSGGQQQRIALARALATSPGLLLLDEPLSALDARVRVRLRQEIRQLQQRLGVTTIMVTHDQEEALSMADRIVVMNQGVIEQIGTPHEIYREPASPFVADFIGKVNLIPAEVTRDGNLKAGSLALRYGCGTQRAVPGSRVSAFVRPEDIHISAPGSAADNLLPASVEKLEFLGAFCRVSFKVDGLGEQEIVADLSFHEMHRTSLQQGARFDLAISREHVCVFSAAKERLQ; encoded by the coding sequence ATGACAGCGTATTTGAGCGTGCAGAACGTCTACAAGCGGTTCAATGACACGCCGGTTCTGGAGGACATCAATCTTGGCGTGAAGCAGGGAGAGATGATCTGTTTCCTCGGCCCATCGGGATGCGGCAAGACGACTTTGCTGCGCATCATCGCCGGCCTCGAAACGCAGAGTGCCGGCCAGATCACGCAGGACGGCCGCGATATTTCGCGGCTGCCGCCCCAGCTTCGCGATTACGGCATCGTCTTTCAGTCGTATGCGTTGTTCCCCAATCTGACCATCTTCGACAACGTGGCCTACGGTCTCGTGAATCGCAAGATGAAGCGCGCGGCGATCGCCGATCGCGTCAACGAACTGCTCACGCTCGTGGGCCTGCCGGACGCGCAGCGCAAACATCCGAATCAGCTGTCGGGCGGTCAGCAGCAGCGTATCGCCCTGGCGCGGGCGCTTGCCACCTCGCCGGGGCTGCTGTTGCTCGACGAGCCGTTGTCAGCGCTGGATGCGCGTGTGCGAGTGCGGCTGCGTCAGGAGATACGTCAGTTGCAGCAGCGGCTCGGCGTGACCACGATCATGGTCACGCACGACCAGGAAGAAGCGCTCTCCATGGCCGACCGGATCGTGGTGATGAATCAGGGCGTGATCGAGCAGATCGGCACACCGCACGAAATCTATCGCGAGCCGGCGTCGCCGTTCGTTGCCGATTTCATCGGCAAGGTCAACCTGATTCCCGCCGAAGTGACACGCGACGGCAACCTCAAGGCGGGCTCGCTGGCACTGCGCTACGGGTGCGGAACGCAGCGCGCGGTGCCGGGCTCCAGGGTGTCGGCCTTCGTTCGCCCGGAAGACATCCATATCAGCGCGCCGGGTAGCGCCGCGGACAATCTGCTGCCGGCTTCGGTGGAGAAACTGGAGTTCCTCGGCGCGTTCTGCCGGGTCAGTTTCAAGGTGGACGGTCTCGGGGAGCAGGAAATCGTCGCTGACCTGTCGTTTCACGAGATGCATCGGACGAGTCTGCAGCAGGGGGCGCGCTTCGATCTGGCGATTAGCCGCGAGCATGTATGCGTGTTTTCGGCCGCGAAGGAGCGACTTCAATGA
- a CDS encoding LysR family transcriptional regulator gives MDKLQAITVFVRVVEAGSFSAVALQTNTTQSAVSKQVAALERELGTKLLTRTTRSLALTQEGERYFNRVRRLVAEMDEAEGELRRGEQQLVGWLRIAASVGFGRIKLMPMIQTFLAAHPAVKIDIRLQDSVVDLVEEGIDAAVRIGDMPDSTLIARKVGTSPRHIVAHNRYLSSLPKGLMAPVKPEDLAAHNCVVYTELPMRNNWTFTAGSAALEPEGTTRVVRVAGNLQSNSSEVIRASVLAGMGIGCSPTWLFHEEIASGEVQLLLADWRPPPVSIHLVYPRERRNSAKVKAFAQHVASALADG, from the coding sequence ATGGATAAACTGCAGGCCATCACCGTTTTTGTCCGCGTCGTCGAGGCAGGCAGTTTTTCGGCGGTCGCACTTCAAACCAACACGACGCAGAGCGCGGTCAGCAAACAGGTCGCGGCGTTGGAGCGTGAACTCGGCACCAAACTGCTGACGCGTACGACCCGCTCGCTCGCCCTGACGCAAGAAGGTGAACGCTATTTCAACCGGGTGCGACGCCTGGTGGCAGAGATGGACGAGGCCGAGGGCGAGTTGCGGCGTGGTGAGCAGCAACTGGTTGGATGGCTCAGAATCGCGGCGTCGGTTGGGTTCGGTCGAATCAAGCTCATGCCAATGATTCAGACCTTCCTGGCTGCGCATCCCGCGGTGAAGATCGATATCCGTCTGCAAGACAGCGTTGTCGATCTGGTTGAAGAGGGAATCGATGCGGCGGTTCGTATCGGCGACATGCCGGACAGTACTTTAATTGCGCGTAAGGTCGGCACTTCTCCCCGACACATCGTCGCACACAACCGCTATTTGTCGTCGCTTCCGAAGGGACTGATGGCGCCCGTCAAGCCTGAGGATCTCGCTGCGCACAACTGCGTTGTCTACACGGAATTGCCCATGCGCAACAACTGGACTTTTACCGCGGGCAGCGCTGCGCTGGAGCCAGAAGGGACAACGCGAGTCGTTCGTGTAGCGGGTAATCTGCAAAGTAACAGCAGTGAAGTGATCCGTGCATCGGTCCTCGCGGGAATGGGCATCGGGTGTTCGCCGACCTGGCTTTTCCATGAAGAAATCGCCAGCGGCGAGGTCCAGCTACTGTTGGCCGACTGGCGACCTCCGCCGGTCTCTATTCATCTGGTCTATCCACGCGAACGACGGAACTCAGCGAAAGTGAAGGCCTTCGCGCAGCACGTCGCGAGCGCATTGGCTGACGGGTAG
- a CDS encoding nuclear transport factor 2 family protein, whose amino-acid sequence MSENTPIPPFPPFTLETATQKVRAGENGWNSRNPEKVSLAYTVDSRWRNRSEFITGREQIVPFLRRKWEREHEYRLIKEIWAFTENHIAVRFAYEWHDDAGNWYRSFGNENWQFAENGLMAVRHASINDVPIKEADRKFFWALGPRPEDHPGLSSFGF is encoded by the coding sequence ATGTCTGAAAATACCCCCATCCCTCCGTTCCCACCGTTCACTCTGGAGACAGCCACGCAAAAGGTGCGCGCCGGGGAAAATGGCTGGAACTCTCGCAATCCGGAGAAAGTGTCTCTTGCCTACACGGTTGATAGCCGTTGGCGCAACCGTTCCGAATTCATCACCGGCCGCGAACAGATCGTGCCCTTTCTGCGCCGCAAGTGGGAGCGCGAGCACGAATACCGCTTGATCAAGGAGATTTGGGCGTTCACGGAAAATCATATTGCAGTCCGATTCGCTTACGAGTGGCACGACGATGCGGGCAACTGGTACCGTTCATTCGGTAACGAAAACTGGCAGTTCGCCGAAAACGGTCTGATGGCTGTGCGCCATGCATCCATCAACGATGTGCCGATCAAAGAAGCCGATCGCAAGTTTTTCTGGGCGCTGGGCCCTCGCCCGGAGGATCATCCGGGACTCAGCAGTTTTGGGTTCTAG
- a CDS encoding putative 2-aminoethylphosphonate ABC transporter substrate-binding protein, with amino-acid sequence MKDKQGSKGRSSRWNVALRGLVAAAVAFGAVQFAQAKTQLLVYTALEDEAMKPYKDAFEKANPDIEIRWVRDSTGAVTAKLLAEKSNPRADVVLGLAASSLTLLDLQGMLMPYAPKGFDSLTRKYSDANTPPHWVGMDVWGATVCYNRVEAEKRHLPKPTSWEDLTKPIYKGMIVMPSPVSSGTGYLDVTSWLQTFGDDKGWKYMDALDKNVAQYVHSGSKPCTLAGTGEFPIGISFEFRGHELQAQGAPIDLIFPKEGLGWDMEATGIMKTTKQPEAAKKLADFMASKEANEITAQWWAIVAYPGVAKKLSGIPDNYSELLVKNDFTWSAKNRDAILGDWQKRYGSKEQK; translated from the coding sequence ATGAAGGATAAGCAGGGGTCAAAGGGTCGCAGCAGTCGCTGGAATGTGGCGTTGCGTGGTCTCGTTGCCGCCGCAGTCGCATTCGGCGCGGTCCAGTTCGCGCAGGCGAAAACGCAGTTGCTCGTCTATACCGCGCTCGAAGACGAAGCCATGAAGCCGTACAAGGACGCTTTCGAAAAAGCCAACCCCGACATCGAAATCCGCTGGGTGCGCGATTCGACGGGCGCGGTGACCGCCAAGCTGCTCGCTGAGAAAAGCAATCCGCGCGCCGATGTCGTGCTCGGACTCGCGGCATCCAGTCTGACGCTGCTCGATCTGCAGGGAATGCTGATGCCCTACGCGCCGAAAGGCTTCGACAGCCTGACGCGCAAGTACAGCGACGCCAATACGCCGCCGCACTGGGTCGGCATGGACGTATGGGGCGCGACGGTCTGCTACAACCGCGTCGAGGCAGAGAAGCGCCACCTGCCTAAGCCGACCTCATGGGAAGACCTGACCAAGCCCATCTACAAGGGGATGATCGTGATGCCGAGCCCGGTGTCCTCCGGTACGGGCTATCTGGACGTGACCTCGTGGCTGCAAACGTTCGGTGACGACAAGGGCTGGAAGTACATGGACGCGCTCGACAAGAACGTCGCGCAATACGTGCACTCGGGTTCGAAGCCCTGCACGCTGGCCGGCACCGGCGAGTTTCCGATCGGCATCTCATTCGAATTTCGCGGGCACGAGTTGCAGGCCCAGGGCGCCCCGATCGATCTCATCTTCCCGAAAGAGGGACTGGGGTGGGATATGGAAGCGACGGGGATCATGAAGACCACCAAACAGCCCGAAGCGGCCAAGAAACTCGCGGATTTCATGGCCAGCAAAGAAGCCAATGAAATCACCGCGCAATGGTGGGCGATCGTTGCGTATCCGGGTGTCGCGAAGAAGCTCTCCGGCATTCCCGACAACTATTCGGAACTGCTGGTGAAAAACGATTTCACCTGGTCGGCGAAAAACCGCGACGCGATTCTCGGCGACTGGCAGAAGCGCTACGGCAGCAAGGAGCAGAAGTAG
- a CDS encoding 2-aminoethylphosphonate--pyruvate transaminase — MNLSSAPILLTPGPLTTSERTRQAMLRDWGSWDGDFNQITARVRQQTLRIVHGEDTHECVPLQGSGTFSVEAAIGTLVPRDGRVLVPNNGAYCQRIAKICRALGRRHQTIDYPEDTQVKAADVDRALATDPDITHVALVHCETGAGVLNPLHEIAEVVAKHGRSLIIDAMSSFGAIDIDARRTPFDAVVAASGKCLEGVPGMGFVIIRRSTLERCEGNSPSLAMDLYDQWVYMNRTTQWRFTPPTHVVAALDEAIAQYVEEGGLEARGARYAGNCRALIEGMAALGFRPFLDPSIQAPIIVTFHAPDDPRYDFKTFYTEVKKRGYILYPGKLTQLETFRVGCIGHFGESGIPGAVAAIADTLRVMGIERVSAKALA; from the coding sequence GTGAATCTGTCCTCCGCACCCATTCTGCTTACTCCTGGTCCGCTCACGACCTCCGAGCGCACGCGTCAGGCGATGCTGCGCGATTGGGGATCATGGGACGGCGATTTCAATCAGATCACCGCCCGTGTCCGCCAGCAGACGCTGCGCATCGTGCATGGCGAAGACACGCATGAGTGCGTGCCGTTGCAAGGCAGCGGCACCTTCTCCGTGGAAGCCGCGATCGGCACGCTGGTGCCACGCGACGGACGGGTGCTGGTGCCGAACAATGGCGCGTACTGCCAGCGCATCGCGAAGATTTGCCGCGCACTCGGCCGGCGCCATCAGACCATCGACTACCCGGAAGACACGCAGGTCAAAGCGGCGGATGTCGATCGCGCGCTGGCGACCGACCCCGACATCACGCATGTCGCACTCGTGCACTGCGAAACCGGGGCGGGCGTGCTCAACCCGCTCCATGAGATTGCCGAGGTGGTCGCGAAGCACGGGCGCAGTCTGATCATCGACGCGATGAGTTCGTTCGGCGCCATTGATATCGATGCACGCCGAACGCCGTTCGATGCGGTGGTGGCGGCCTCCGGGAAGTGTCTCGAAGGTGTGCCCGGCATGGGGTTCGTGATCATTCGCCGCAGCACGCTGGAGCGCTGCGAGGGCAATAGCCCTTCGCTCGCGATGGATCTGTACGACCAGTGGGTCTATATGAACCGCACCACGCAATGGCGCTTCACGCCGCCTACGCATGTCGTCGCGGCACTCGACGAGGCCATTGCGCAATACGTGGAAGAGGGTGGTCTCGAAGCGCGCGGCGCACGCTATGCAGGCAATTGCCGCGCGCTGATCGAAGGCATGGCGGCACTCGGTTTTCGACCCTTTCTCGATCCGTCGATTCAGGCGCCGATCATCGTCACGTTTCATGCCCCCGACGATCCTCGCTATGACTTCAAGACCTTCTACACGGAAGTGAAAAAGCGCGGCTACATCCTGTACCCCGGCAAGCTGACCCAGTTGGAGACGTTCCGTGTCGGCTGTATCGGGCACTTCGGCGAATCGGGCATTCCGGGTGCGGTCGCGGCGATTGCCGACACGCTCCGAGTCATGGGAATCGAGCGGGTTTCGGCGAAAGCGCTGGCCTGA
- the phnY gene encoding phosphonoacetaldehyde dehydrogenase — protein MNAIAETKAQWQVRHEALRIGGEKVHRDEVIEVRNPYDGTLVGTVPKATLEDVRHAFEFARAYRPALTRYERAAILRRAADAVRARTHEIAALITAEAGLCWKDSTYEAGRVADVLVFGAGEVLKDDGQIFSCDLTPHGKKRRVYTQRDPLLGVISAITPFNHPMNQVAHKIVPAIATNNRIVVKPSEKVPLSCYLLADILYEAGLPVQMLQVLTGNPAVIADELITNPAIDLITFTGGVSIGKSIAARMGYRRAVLELGGNDPIIVMEDADLDEASSLAVSGSYKNSGQRCTAIKRMLVHESVADRFTELVVDKTRAWKYGNPADSAVDMGTVIDEAAARFCEQQVNDALSRGARLLAGNCRDGALYSPTVVDRVTPDMPLVKYETFGPVSPIMHFSNIDEAIRMSNCTDYALSSSVCTNRLDYITRFVTELEVGSVNVREVPGYRLELTPFGGVKDSGLGYKEGVQEAMKSFTNTKTYSLPW, from the coding sequence ATGAACGCTATTGCGGAAACGAAAGCTCAGTGGCAGGTGCGTCATGAAGCGTTGCGTATTGGTGGAGAAAAAGTCCATCGCGACGAAGTGATCGAAGTGCGTAATCCCTACGACGGCACGCTGGTCGGCACCGTGCCTAAAGCGACGCTGGAAGACGTGCGTCACGCGTTCGAATTTGCGCGCGCGTATCGCCCCGCCCTCACCCGCTATGAGCGGGCGGCGATCCTGCGGCGCGCAGCCGACGCGGTGCGGGCTCGCACGCACGAAATCGCCGCGCTCATCACGGCGGAGGCCGGCTTGTGCTGGAAGGACTCGACCTACGAAGCCGGCCGCGTCGCCGACGTGCTGGTTTTCGGGGCGGGCGAGGTGCTGAAAGACGACGGCCAGATTTTCTCGTGCGATCTCACGCCTCACGGAAAAAAACGCCGCGTCTATACGCAACGCGATCCGTTACTCGGCGTGATTTCCGCGATTACGCCGTTCAACCATCCAATGAATCAGGTCGCGCACAAGATCGTGCCGGCTATCGCCACGAACAATCGTATCGTCGTCAAACCGTCGGAAAAGGTGCCGCTGTCGTGCTATCTGCTGGCGGACATTCTCTATGAGGCGGGTCTGCCCGTGCAGATGCTGCAAGTGTTGACCGGCAACCCTGCCGTCATTGCCGATGAGCTGATCACGAACCCCGCGATCGATCTCATTACGTTTACGGGTGGCGTGTCGATCGGCAAATCGATTGCCGCCCGGATGGGCTACCGCCGCGCGGTGCTCGAACTCGGCGGCAACGACCCGATTATCGTAATGGAAGACGCCGATCTGGACGAAGCCAGCTCACTCGCCGTGTCGGGCTCTTACAAGAATTCCGGCCAGCGATGCACGGCAATCAAGCGCATGCTGGTGCATGAGTCGGTTGCCGATCGCTTTACCGAACTCGTCGTGGACAAGACGCGCGCGTGGAAATACGGGAATCCCGCGGATAGCGCGGTCGACATGGGCACGGTCATCGACGAGGCGGCCGCGCGGTTCTGCGAGCAGCAGGTCAACGACGCGTTGTCACGCGGCGCGCGGCTGCTGGCGGGTAACTGCCGGGATGGCGCGCTGTACTCGCCGACCGTCGTGGATCGAGTCACGCCCGACATGCCGCTCGTCAAATACGAGACGTTCGGGCCGGTGTCGCCGATCATGCACTTCTCCAATATCGACGAAGCGATCCGCATGTCCAACTGCACCGACTATGCGTTGTCATCGTCGGTCTGCACGAACCGACTCGACTACATCACGCGGTTCGTCACCGAACTGGAAGTGGGCAGCGTGAATGTACGCGAAGTACCGGGTTATCGACTCGAACTGACGCCGTTCGGCGGCGTGAAGGATTCGGGACTCGGTTATAAGGAAGGCGTGCAGGAAGCCATGAAGAGTTTCACCAATACCAAGACCTACTCGCTGCCATGGTGA
- a CDS encoding SDR family oxidoreductase: protein MPKKPAKSTHRKRDPPSTQSNPSHGGFMSTHSSGKGTAVITGASAGIGKVYANRLAKQGYDLLLIARNADSLSELAQSLSAQFGIRATFLAEDLTTQSGVETVVTAITRDATITMLVNNAGAGTLGGFTDSKLSNLETMNALNVDALVHLSYAILPLFKQRDKGTLVNISSVLALHTLPVSTVYSGTKGYVLSFTRGLQQEVAGTNVKVQLVMPAATHTGFWDIAGFPVSNLDKSVVMSADHLVDAALAGLAQGESITLPSVEDLRLWEEYDEAREKLFQASQSGKPASRYNVA from the coding sequence ATGCCAAAAAAACCAGCAAAGTCCACCCATCGAAAGCGAGATCCACCCAGCACGCAATCCAACCCGTCCCACGGAGGTTTTATGAGCACCCATTCTTCAGGCAAAGGTACTGCAGTCATTACTGGCGCATCGGCCGGCATCGGCAAGGTCTATGCCAACCGTCTTGCAAAGCAGGGATATGACCTCCTGTTGATCGCCCGGAATGCCGATAGTCTGAGCGAACTGGCCCAAAGCCTGTCAGCGCAGTTTGGCATTCGTGCGACGTTCCTCGCCGAAGACCTGACGACGCAATCCGGCGTCGAGACGGTGGTGACCGCCATTACCCGCGACGCAACCATCACGATGCTCGTCAACAATGCCGGCGCCGGCACGCTCGGCGGTTTCACGGACTCGAAGCTCAGCAACCTCGAAACGATGAACGCACTGAACGTGGATGCACTCGTCCACCTGTCGTACGCCATTCTTCCGTTGTTCAAGCAGCGGGACAAAGGGACGCTCGTCAATATCAGCTCCGTCCTCGCGCTTCATACACTTCCTGTCAGCACCGTGTACAGCGGCACCAAGGGTTATGTCCTGAGCTTCACTCGCGGGCTTCAGCAGGAAGTCGCGGGCACCAACGTAAAAGTCCAACTGGTCATGCCGGCGGCGACTCACACAGGTTTCTGGGACATCGCGGGCTTCCCTGTCTCCAACCTGGATAAGAGCGTTGTCATGAGCGCCGACCATCTCGTCGACGCCGCGTTGGCCGGTTTGGCACAAGGCGAATCGATCACCTTGCCGTCGGTTGAAGACTTGAGGTTGTGGGAAGAGTACGACGAGGCGCGCGAAAAGCTGTTCCAGGCGTCCCAATCGGGTAAGCCGGCTTCCCGTTACAACGTCGCGTAA
- the phnA gene encoding phosphonoacetate hydrolase, with product MSATPVSIEVNGRSYNWMHRPVVVVCVDGCAYEYLEMAAAAGVAPFLGKLLHPGTALKGECVVPSFTNPNNLSIVTGVPPAVHGISGNYFFDRDSGTEVLMNDPKYLVAPTVLAGFAEKGAHVAVVTAKDKLRRLLGKDLAGVCFSAEKADEATIEENGIDNVLELVGKPVPSVYSADLSEFVFAAGVRLLETRAIDLMYLSTTDYVQHKCAPGTPGANAFYQMMDGYLRRLDELGAIVAITADHGMNAKHNEDGEPNVIYLQERFDEWLGHDAARVILPITDPYVVHHGALGSFATVYLPPSADVEAMRRRLSAEPGIEVVLTGAEGCARFELPPARMGDLIVISTRDVVLGTRRIKHDLSGLDVPLRSHGGLAEQIVPLLFNQPVAKSVVERARLRNFDIIDIALNHLQ from the coding sequence ATGAGCGCAACACCGGTTTCCATCGAAGTGAACGGCCGTAGCTACAACTGGATGCATCGACCCGTCGTTGTGGTCTGTGTGGACGGCTGTGCCTATGAATATCTGGAGATGGCGGCAGCGGCGGGCGTTGCGCCCTTTCTCGGCAAGTTGCTGCATCCCGGCACGGCGCTCAAGGGGGAATGCGTCGTGCCGAGTTTCACGAATCCGAACAACCTGTCGATCGTGACGGGCGTGCCACCTGCCGTTCACGGCATTAGCGGCAACTATTTTTTCGATCGCGACAGCGGCACCGAGGTGCTGATGAACGATCCGAAGTACCTCGTCGCGCCCACCGTGCTGGCCGGTTTCGCCGAAAAGGGTGCGCATGTGGCGGTCGTCACGGCGAAAGACAAATTGCGCCGCCTGTTAGGCAAAGATCTGGCGGGCGTGTGCTTCTCCGCGGAGAAAGCCGACGAGGCGACGATCGAGGAGAACGGTATCGACAACGTGCTGGAGTTGGTCGGCAAGCCGGTGCCGAGCGTGTACAGCGCCGACCTGTCGGAATTCGTATTCGCGGCGGGCGTGCGCCTGCTCGAAACCCGCGCGATCGACCTGATGTATCTGTCGACCACGGACTACGTCCAGCATAAGTGCGCACCCGGCACACCCGGTGCGAACGCGTTTTACCAGATGATGGACGGCTACCTGCGGCGGCTCGACGAACTCGGTGCGATTGTCGCCATCACGGCTGATCACGGCATGAATGCGAAGCACAACGAAGACGGCGAACCCAACGTGATCTATCTTCAGGAGCGCTTTGACGAGTGGCTCGGCCACGACGCCGCTCGCGTGATTCTGCCGATCACCGACCCCTACGTCGTGCATCACGGCGCGCTGGGATCGTTCGCCACGGTCTACCTTCCGCCTTCGGCCGATGTCGAGGCGATGCGCCGTCGGCTCTCGGCGGAACCCGGCATCGAAGTCGTGCTGACGGGCGCCGAAGGCTGCGCGCGCTTCGAACTTCCGCCCGCGCGCATGGGCGACCTGATCGTGATCTCGACGCGCGATGTCGTGCTCGGCACACGGCGCATCAAACACGACCTGTCCGGCCTCGATGTACCGCTGCGCTCGCACGGCGGCCTCGCCGAACAGATCGTGCCGCTGCTGTTCAATCAACCGGTCGCGAAATCCGTTGTCGAGCGGGCACGGCTGCGCAATTTCGACATCATCGATATCGCACTCAATCACCTTCAATGA